From Strix uralensis isolate ZFMK-TIS-50842 chromosome 1, bStrUra1, whole genome shotgun sequence, a single genomic window includes:
- the MCM4 gene encoding DNA replication licensing factor MCM4 — translation MSSPASTPSRRRGKRGRGSNPPTPQDARSPPSQKRRTDDSTSTGDLQPMPTSPPADVQSPPSAPDALFSSPPQFRHSAIPLDFDISSPLTYGTPSSRVEGTPRSGVRGTPVRQRPDLGSVRKARQVDLHSDGPAEDVATEQSLGQKLVIWGTDVNVASCKEKFQRFLQRFIDPLAKEDEDIGLDLNEPRYMQRLEEINMVGEPFLNVNCDHLRSFDENLYRQLICYPQEVIPTFDMAANEIFFDRYPDSILEHQIQVRPYNALKTRNMRSLNPEDIDQLITISGMVIRSSQLIPEMQEAFFKCQVCAFTTRVEIDRGRIAEPSVCKNCNTTHSMALIHNRSMFSDKQMIKLQESPEDMPAGQTPHTVVLFAHNDLVDKVQPGDRINVTGIYRAVPIRVNPRVSNVKSVYKTHIDVIHYRKTDAKRLHGVDEETEQKMFTEERVEILKELSKKPDIYERLSSALAPSIYEHEDIKKGILLQLFGGSRKDFTHTGRGNFRAEINILLCGDPGTSKSQLLQYVYNLVPRGQYTSGKGSSAVGLTAYVMKDPETRQLVLQTGALVLSDNGICCIDEFDKMNESTRSVLHEVMEQQTLSIAKAGIICQLNARTSILAAANPIESQWNPKKTTIENIQLPHTLLSRFDLIFLMLDPRDEAYDRRLARHLVSLYYRSEKKMEEEYMDMAVLRDYIAYARSYVNPRLSEEASQALIEAYVDMRKIGSGRGMVSAYPRQLESLIRLAEAHAKVRFSEKVETVDVEEAKHLHREALKQSATDPRTGIVDISILTTGMSTTARKRKEELAQALRKLIQSKGKTPALKYQQLFDDLRAQSDTAVTKEMFEEALRALADDDFLTVTGKTVRLL, via the exons ctattccTCTTGACTTCGATATCAGTTCACCTCTGACTTACGGCACACCCAGCTCCAGGGTAGAGGGTACTCCACGAAGTGGTGTACGAGGAACTCCGGTTAGGCAGAGGCCGGATCTTGGGTCTGTCCGTAAAGCCAGACAAGTCGATTTACACTCAGATGGG CCAGCTGAGGATGTAGCAACCGAGCAATCTCTTGGACAAAAGCTTGTTATTTGGGGAACAGATGTTAATGTAGCCTCATGCAAAGAAAAATTCCAG AGATTTCTTCAGCGCTTCATTGATCCACTAGCTAAGGAGGATGAAGATATTGGCTTGGATCTTAACGAGCCACGCTATATGCAACGACTTGAAGAG ATTAATATGGTTGGGGAACCATTCCTGAATGTAAATTGCGACCATCTAAGATCATTTGATGAAAATCTTTACAGGCAACTGATCTGCTATCCTCAG GAAGTTATCCCAACATTTGACATGGCTGCCAATGAAATCTTTTTTGATCGTTACCCCGATTCAATATTAGAACATCAAATTCAAGTAAGGCCATATAATGCACTGAAGACTAGGAATATGAGAAGTCTAAACCCTGAAG ATATTGATCAACTTATCACCATCAGTGGCATGGTCATCAGAAGCTCCCAGTTAATTCCCGAGATGCAGGAAGCATTCTTTAAATGCCAGGTTTGCGCTTTCACCACCAGAGTGGAAATCGATCGTGGCAGGATTGCTGAGCCATCAGTATGCAAGAACTGTAACACAACACACAGTATGGCACTAATTCACAACCGATCCATGTTCTCTGACAAACAGATG ATCAAACTGCAGGAGTCACCTGAAGATATGCCGGCTGGACAAACCCCGCATACGGTTGTGCTGTTTGCTCATAATGACCTTGTTGATAAGGTTCAGCCAGGTGATAGAATTAATGTCACAG gTATCTACAGGGCAGTTCCAATTAGAGTTAATCCAAGGGTCAGCAACGTAAAATCCGTATATAAGACCCACATTGATGTCATACACTATCGCAAGACAGATGCAAAACGCCTGCATGGTGTTGATGAGGAAACGGAGCAAAAAATGTTTACAGAGGAACGTGTGGAAATTCTAAAAGAGCTTTCTAAAAAACCAGACATATATGAGAGACTTTCTTCTGCATTGGCCCCAAGTATCTATGAGCATGAAGATATCAAAAAG GGTATTCTGCTTCAGCTTTTTGGGGGATCCAGAAAGGATTTTACTCACACAGGAAGAGGCAATTTTCGCGCTGAGATCAACATTCTTCTCTGTGGTGATCCTGGTACTAGTAAATCACAGCTGCTCCAGTACGTGTATAACCTGGTTCCTCGAGGCCAGTATACATCTGGCAAAGGCTCAAGTGCAGTTGGTCTTACTGCATATGTGATGAAGGATCCAGAAACACGGCAACTGGTTCTTCAGACAGGTGCTCTAGTACTTAGTGACAACGGCATTTGCTGCATTGACGAGTTTGATAAAATGAATGAAAGCACAAGATCAGTCCTGCATGAAGTAATGGAACAACAAACTCTCTCCATCGCAAAG GCTGGAATTATTTGCCAACTGAATGCTCGTACATCTATCCTAGCAGCAGCTAACCCTATAGAATCGCAGTGGAATCCAAAAAAGACTACTATTGAAAACATTCAGCTTCCTCATACACTGTTGTCGAG ATTTGACTTGATCTTTTTAATGTTGGATCCACGTGATGAAGCTTATGACAGACGTCTTGCTCGCCATTTGGTTTCACTGTACTACCGAAGCGAAAAAAAGATGGAGGAGGAATATATGGATATGGCAGTACTGAGGGATTACATTGCATATGCTCGTAGTTATGTAAATCCCAGGTTAAGTGAAGAAGCAAGCCAAGCCCTTATTGAG GCATACGTGGACATGAGGAAGATTGGTAGTGGCAGGGGAATGGTTTCTGCATATCCTCGACAACTTGAGTCTCTGATCCGACTGGCAGAAGCACATGCTAAAGTACGCTTTTCTGAGAAAGTTGAAACAGTTGATGTAGAAGAAGCAAAACACCTCCATCGGGAAGCACTGAAGCAATCTGCTACTGATCCAAGGACTGGAATTGTGGACATATCCATTCTCACTACCG GAATGAGCACAACAGCTCGTAAGCGTAAAGAGGAGTTGGCTCAAGCCTTAAGGAAGCTTATCCAGTCAAAGGGTAAAACACCAGCTTTGAAGTACCAACAGCTTTTCGATGATCTCAGAGCACAGTCTGATACA GCTGTCACAAAGGAAATGTTTGAAGAAGCGCTTCGTGCCCTGGCTGATGATGACTTCTTGACTGTAACTGGAAAGACTGTTAGACTGCTGTAA